A stretch of DNA from Balaenoptera musculus isolate JJ_BM4_2016_0621 chromosome 21, mBalMus1.pri.v3, whole genome shotgun sequence:
GGGACAAGTTTAACATGGGTTTGAGGAGTTAACCCAGGATTATTTCTCGAGTTTTTCTCAACCACTGTTGCATCTGCTAATagtatctattttcttttatttatttatttttatttttggctgcgttgggtcttcgttgctgtgcgtgggctttctctagttgcagcgagagggggcttctcattgcagtggcttctgttgttgcagagcatgggctttaggtgcgtgggcttcagtagttgtggcacatggcctcagtagttgtggctcacgggcttagttgctcagcggcatgtgggatcttcccggaccagggcttgaacccgtgtcccctgcattggcaggcagattcttaaccactgcgccaccaaggaagtccctctattttcttatagtaactttttttaaagaataaaattgctttgggtttttctGATCCTCTGGGAAACTAGGTGTCAGGTTGGAAATTAGGTTGGTCTGAGCAAACGAGCCCTTCTTACCAGAAGATCTGGAATTCGGTACTTTATTTGCCTCTAACTCCCTACACGATCATGAGGATGCTTTCTGCTTTCTCATCACCAAAATCAGGTGAATACAAAAGCCTATAAAGCCGACTGGAGTTTTGTGATGACAAAGGGAGATTCTAGACAAGATGTGGGGGTCATATCACTGTCCATTCCAGGTGCACCGAGAAGCCACCTGTGGTTTGCAGCACAAAATTGTAAGTCTGATGATGCTGTTCAACCACATATTTTTAATCTCTCTAAAATTTAATCTTCTCATATGCAAAAAGGTAGTAACAACAGCACTTGGGTACTTCAAAAAGTGTTTTGTCTGAGAGAAGGCACAGATTGCGTAGGTGATATGTCCATCTCTCAGTGTCCTTGTTCAGGCTGAGCTGATTGCTATGATGCAGAAATGCGGGAAGCCtatgattcttttaaaagttgagaatttCAGAACCTATTTGTGTAGCAAGGTAAACTGGAATTGGCTGATGGATGACTAAAAGGAAAGTGAGCcctttcaccttttaaaaaggtTAAGGTGACATTGTCAGTGTGGCTTAATGTTCACTGCTGTCCTGCTGGTAGATTACATGCTTGATACACTGTCACATGGGTGATGACATTGTGTTTAAGTCACGGCTGTGACAGACTGAAAGTGTCTCAGGAGTCTTGGTGTCAACATTCCTCAAACTGCGTTTCAAAAGAATTCTCCCGAAAGAATTCCTTAAGGACTACCCTGATGCCATAGCAGGAAGGACACCTTCAAAATACAGCAGGAGGCCAACTCCAAACCTAGTGCTTTCCGTCAGAATCTCTCATCGAAACTACTGAATTGGCTTCCTGACTAGCAGCCTGCATTGACTCTTGCCCCCCTATAGTCAGCTCTCCACAAAGCAGCCAGAAtgatattctaaaaatataatttcttcaaaaatataattctcaTTGCAAAACCCTCCACTGGTTTTTCTCTTACAATCAGATGCAGTGCAAATGCAGCCTTCCCATGGCCTAGCAGAGCTCAGTGTGATCTGGCCTGCATCAGCCTCTTCGAAGTCATGTCCTACCTACTACTGTCTCCTTTTCTTGATTCATTCTGATCATACTGgctttcttacttttctttggacatgtctcagggcctttgcacttgctggtaCCTCTGCTGgacacacccccttccccccagatCTTTACCTGACTgactctctcacttcctttaaGCATCTTCTCAAATACCACCtccccagagaggccttccctggtccCTCACTCTAGTCACTCTCTATCCCCAAtcgtgctttatttttcttcctgactcGTAGTCACCTGGGATCATGTTATATTTCttggtttatttcctttcttcctttctagaaCATAAACTCCTTGAGATCAGAGACATGGTCCTTTTCTTGCTGTATCCCCATGCCTATAATGATATCTGGCCCAGAGTAGGTTGGTGATGAGTATTTgtttaaatgaatgaaccaaGAAAGGAGTTACATTGAGGGTCAGATATGCCTGATGTCAAGTCTAAACCTTATCAAGTTGCCATTTATTGGAATACGAAGCATCTCTCTTCAACTTGCTAAGCTTTACTctgcatgttttaaaatgtgtccgATGCTACCTTCTTCCTAGGTTGTTAGAACTAAAAGAAGCAATAGAAAAAGCCTGCCACAGAGTGGGCGACCCACAGACATTCCCTCGGTCTGACTCCACACAGCTGTTTGTGGGCACTGCCTGTAAAATGGACTAGAAACTcaggggttcttttttttttttttttttccttattggttttatctttttgtgacagTATGAGGTGGAGCTCCAGGGGCTGGCTGAAGCCCTTGGAGGGTTGTAGGCCatgagtttgagaaccactgggctgtGTCCATGGTTAGAGTACGGAGAAGTgaagtttgaaaacaaaatagCAAGAGTTCAGGAGGACGCACTTCAtctactttttcctcttttccttccctttcctctggtTGTGCATCAACCGtggtctcagacttccagctacttaataaaaataaaacaaaaccataaaaaactTCTGGGCACCTTACAAGCCCACAACTCAGTTCAAAATCTTCAAGAAGAGCTGAGGTCTTTGGGTTGTTGGTAGGGTGAGTAATCACTGAACAGAGTCAGGGAACTGGATGTGACTTTCTCCTCTTACCAACTCACTatatgacctcaggcaagtccgTCCCTGCCTCAGTCCTGGAGGAGGATAGAGACTTCCATTCAGGGGAGAATACTGATTAGCTCATCAAGTTTCCTACTTGGATGGCATCTCTGCCATTTGCTTTTCTCCTCTCCAAAGCATATAGATGCTATCCTCAATTATTAAAGCAACATAACAGTGCTTTTGATTTCCCTCTGAGAGTCTAACCTCGAATTGTTGGCTGTTTAGTACTGACAAAGTCTGGGAGAGGAGTGCCCTTTAGGAGTGACCATCCAAGGTCCCCCGCCCCATCCACCCCTGTAGGCACTCTGAGGCAGATGCCTCTCACTGGTCTACCAGAAGGCCAATTACTTGAACCATATTAGTTTCTTTCCTTGTATAATTATCTTCACTGAATTGCATTTTAGGAATCATGCCCTTGGCTTTCATTAAACATCCTTGAAACAGTCATGCAAAGTTCACTGCTGCATTTGCACGAGAACTACTGTTGCAGACACGACCTATACGATTCTGGAAAAGACTTCCTGAGTGTTTTTGTGAAGCACAAGTCTGCaggatattaataaaaatttcattatgGGAAAAGTTGAGTGagtttggaaaaaaaacccaggtgTCTTTCTTAaaggttatctaagaggctttaCCAACAAAAAGTACGGTGGATCCTTAGAAAGAGGATAAACTGCCAGATTTCCCATTTTGTCGACCCTTAGAATCCTGTTTTGGTGGTGCAGCTCTTGGGATCAGTGCTCTGAGCACCCAGCAGAAGAGGCTCTGAATGCTTCGGGCTCAGTTAGTCAAGCACCGTGAGCTGCAACAGGGAACATACAGACAGGAGGCTACGTAAGCAATTGACAGGGGAGCCTGCAGGGGGATGAGCAGCGAGTGGGCAGCTGGCTCTTCTGTGCACAGCGATCCTGGGTACCTGGGGTCCCAAGAGGCTTTGCAACGTCCTGGCTGCATCAGATATTAACTTTGCTATTCATGGAGTTAGGGGTCCTAGTCTCAAATATATCCCTCAGTGACCCTCCTGTACAACAACAcacaaagttaaaatattttaaaaaataattcattgttaGGAAAAGGACACAGAGACATGTGCTGTGTTTACTGTTTCATGGGCGAGATGGGGAGGAATGCCACTCGCTCCGACAGCTCACTACCTAGGAAGACCACTGAGagtctctcccctcctctcccgcAGCTGGAGTCTCTCTCTTTCACTTCCTAACGTGTACACCCCGTCAACCCTGAAATTTCAGCCTCAGAAGCTCCGAGAAAGCCCCTTGGGGAATACTCTGCTCCTCCCTTTCACTGGGCAGATGGACCAGCACAGGTGTGTGTGCAGACTGCCTGCCCTCCTATCCATGCAAGGTTCATTATTTAGAGgctaatgatttcattttaaagtggGAAGTGAAATATGTTTCGCTAAAGCTTCCAaagtgagggaggaaggagggaggaagagggtagGTCAATGGGTAAATATGATGGCCTGATGGTCTGGGTCCAGCCATCTTCCTAAGGCTGTGTCTTTAACTGGGAGGTACAGCAAGATGATCAATATCACAGGCAACCTTAGGAGAACCACACGGGCCAGCCCGGATCAGCAGAGTCTGTGTGGTGAGATTTAAGGGGGTGCTTAGTTGGCCCTCCAGCTGTAAGTGTTTGCCAGATGACTTGTAACTTCACCACTGGAGCTAAATTCCTTTGACTCTTAGGGCTCTTTCTGCATTCAAGAGCCCTTGGAAATGAGAAATCCCTGAAATGGGTTGTCCCCTGCTGGCAGCTAACCCTGACGCTCAGGAGTAGAGTTGGGAGTAACGGGACGCCGTGTACCCGGGGTCCTTCCTGGGCGTGTGTAACTCTGAGGCTAAGACAGTGAGACTGGCAGTTTCAGAAGAACCTCCAGGACCATGTCACCTACTGGCAGGCGGAGTAAGGACCCTGCAAGGTGGACAGACATACCTCTTCTCTTATCATTTGAGGGTTTGAGAGAAGAGGCACCGGGAGTTTAGCCTGAGCCCTTCCCACAGGTCTagaggtgggaagagagagggatgGGCTTTGACCCTGGGCGGCTCCTCCCTCCAGGCCAAGACCCTGGAGGAGGTTTAGTTTGTATCTTCAGAGGGGATGGGGTGCCCAGGCAGGTGACTGAAGACTTTCTCTCCGAAGGACCCAGCATTAGAGAGCTTAACAGCCCCAGACCTCGCAGGCCGGGAGAGCTTCTGTGCATCCTTCCGTGGGGTCCCATCACCTCCCTGATGGAGGCAGACTGGGTACCAGGACACTGCGGTGAAGCCTACTGGGGAGCAGCTTCCTCCAGCCTCTCCAAGCACAGAGGTCAGCGGCGAGGCTCAGACTTGGTGGCTGTGCTCTGTCTCTGCACAGGCTTGTGTATGCGCAGCGGGGGACCCACGCAGGGGACCGGGGTGGGGAAGCACACAGGGGGAAAGTGTAGAGTGGATGCAAGTGGCGGTGGTGATGCGGGGGCAGTGCGAGCGGACAGCGGCTCTCCTGGAGTCTCCACCCCTCGGCGGGCTGGCGTGGGACCTGGGAACGGACAGTCCACGTGGAGGGGCAGCTACTCAGGGCTGCCCTgccggggggggtgggggtggggcgggcggTGCTGTCAGGCGGGGGCTGCCTTCAGGGTGGAGTTGTAGCAGAGAAGTGGGGTCACCCCCCTTGGAAGCTTTGAGAATGCGTATGAGGAGGGGGCTGCGAACGGAATCGGGAAAAGGTAAGGAGTGCCAGCTTGGTGGAGTTGGGTGCTGGCACGGCTCGCCTTGGAGTCGTGGGAGCGTTCCCAGGAACATCCAGGGGATCGCCGCCGGGGCCCCAGTGGTCCCACAGGCCTCTTGAGGCTGGCTGTGCTGTGCTGAAGCCCGTATCAAGGGCCCTGGGgatggcagcagaggccagcatggtTGAGGGTCCCCCGCACCCACCTCATCTCTGCAGGGACCACAGAACTGCACGCACAGTGGGCGTTCTTCACCTGCTCGCAAAAGAGCCGGGTCATTGCATGCAGCAGGAAAGGCTTGACGGGGGGTGacgggagggagggcaggagcagAGATTTTCCATCTTGATGGTTTTGTTCAAGGCCAGCCCAGAAGCAGCTGACGTTGGCTTCATTTATCCAAAGGGCACGGCGAGTGACCCTCTACAACCCAGGGATCCTGAAATATTTAGAAGCTCTAATGTTTGGGTGGGAAGAGAACCTCTTTTGGATGAGAAGCTCAATTATTCAGGAAGGGAGAGCTCCCGTTGTCTGGGGCGTAGGGGGGGCACCTTCCTGCTGGGTTGGCGGGGTGCCGGGCGCGGGGCACCCTGCCTGGGACACTTGCCCTGCTCTGTGGGTGAGGCCTCTCCCacagtgctgggctctgggggacTTTTCTCGTGGCCAAACTCTTCGTGAAAGTGGCACAACGGCCTATTTCTTCCAACAGCATCTCTGGTTCAGCCTAGGGTATGGTTCGAGGTTGCATCTCTTGTAAACCCCCCTTCAGCTGCTGTCAAGGGCTGGCACCCGAGTTCTTGAATTGAGGCTGATGTGGGTCCTGCTAGAGCCTGCTGTCATCTGCACATGTCAACAAATGTGTATGCAGGTGTGGACCAGCTggatctctctccttctctgggaAGCGTGGTTTTCAGCAGCGTCGGGCTGGGAAGACAGACATTTCATTATCCCCGAAGTCCTGTGCAGGCAGTTGTCACACAGTGTCCCAGCGGCGGCCCACGGCCGGCACAGAACACTGCAAAGCTCCATCTAGCACAAGTGACCACGGGGAACGGGCTGAGAATCCTGCTGCGTTGTACACGTCTCCTAAGGGAAGAACATCAAGAAAGACGAGCTCGCCGCGGAACTGGCGAACTGTGTGGAAGGAGCGGGATCTGTAGAGCTCAGCAGCGGCGAGCTCCTGTCATGGCTTGGCCAGTTCGGGTCTCCCCCTGTAACTTAGGAGGGTGTGGCGATGTTTTCCCAGATGTGGTCCCCGTGTACAAAACAAAGAATCGCTTTGCACAAAGCCAGAAGGGATACATTGAAAGAATTATcagaaaagaataatacataGGAAATGTTTGTGCTCGCATGCAAGGAAAGTTTGTGGGGTATCTGTGGCTGCCAAAGTGACATCTGGCAGGATTAACTGGATCACCAGAGCCAAACAATGAGGACTGGGAAGGCAGCAATAACTGTGAGGCCTGGGCCCATGTGGGGGCAAGATTTTGAGAATGACCACTTAGGTGACAAAATGGGATTCCCACGAACCGCAGCTCTGGTTAGTTTCTGGTCTGGAGCCAGATCCTCTCTCTGATGCAGACGTGGGAGGACGGAGCGGCAAGAGCTGCCCAGCTGCTCATCTGGGAAGTCATCCTCCAAGGGACTCTGTCCCTCGTTCTCCTCCCTTACCTGGAGGCGGCAGTCAGCGGGCAGCACCTCTCACAGCACCCCCACGTACACCTGCTCAGACCACCTGCTCAGAGCTCCTCTTTTGCCCAGCCCAGCATACCTGTTCCACCTGTCTGAAGACCCGCCGCACGTTTCCTCGAAGCACACCCCAGAGCTCTTTCTCACTCCAGCCACGCCTCAGCAACTCCTCTATCAGTCCCGGGTATATGGACACGTCCTCCAGCCCCTCTGGGAACCTGTGTGGCCGCCAGCCAGCCAGCTATTGGGCCTCAGACCTGTTCCCTGGTCCTGAGTCAGAACCAAAGCCCTATGTGTCCAGCGTCCACTGAACCCCAGCCCTGGTCAGATATGGAAAATGGAGACTTGGAGAGAGTAAATGATTCACTCCTGCTCTTCATCCTTCAGAGGAAGGCCCCAAAAGCGCCTCGACTATTCGTCAAAAGTCATTGAATTGTACTGTTAAGATCTATGCCTTTCACTGAATGCAATTTTTGCCTCCAtttataaagagaagaaaagcttttTAAGAACTGGGTTGACCACCCCCTGCATGCACAGACCCAGCTGCAGGCAGAGAGGATGGTCAGCCCAGCCCAGACCTTGCTAAGAGTCTGCTCAGAGGCCGTGGGTCTGCTGGCACTGGATGGGCGCAGATGCTGGGCAGATGAGCTCTGTGTGGTGTTTTAGACAAATATGATGACCTAGAGTAGGGCCAAACAGGAGAGCCCAGGAAGCAGACCCTGGGAGAGGGGAGATAGCAGTTGGGCCAGCACACCTGAGGCTATGGTCAAGGCCATGAGGACCACAGTGTGGTGGGCACGGTGGCTGTGAAAGCCCCACTGCTGCCCAGCCAGCCCGAGACAAGCCACGGGGAAGCACTCACCGGTCAGCCCCGTCATAATCTCCGCCAATCCCGATGAACTTGCATCCAGTGACTGCCCTGATGTGGTCGAAGTGATCTGAAGAATGGGAAGTCAGCAGTGTGGGGcttccagggcaggggtgggggtgatgaCTGGCCTCTGTTGATTCCCCTTTTTGCAGCCTGTAGGCCAAACAGGCCAGTTCCTTCGTGGCCTGGCACCGAGAGTACCAACTCGAGGGCCCTGAGGTTTGATCTGAAGTGATCCCAGCTGGCTCTAGACTGGACTTCAGATTTGGAGTGGACCCCAGAGCCCCCTGTTTGGGCCATTTCCCACCCACGATTCACCCTTCCTCCCAGTCTCCTTGAGAACCTGTGGGGGCTCCTTTCCCCGGGTGTGGAGGATGAGAGAGGAACAAGAGTACAACTGATGAAGACCCCAGAGACCTAAGGAGCTGTCCAGTCCCTTGGCCAGAGGTAGGGGCAGTGCGCTTTAGGAGCCCCTGCAGAGGCACAGTTGGGCAGCACCCGGGCTCTGTGTCTGACAGCCTCCCTGATACCCATCAGTATCGCAGTTTTGATTCCGTGGCTCCAGTTCCACATGGCACCAAGGTGCTGTGTACCGTCCATTATTGGGTTTTTGGGAGCTGTACCTATTGCCAACAGGTGGGTCAAACCACTGGGGCTCTTCTGAAGTCCTCCCCAAGTTTGGACCCAGCTTCAGCTCCAAATCAGAGTTTTCAGAGAGCCCAGGGTGAGGCTCACCTGCCACAGTAGGCACGTTGGCTAACGGGTTGCACTGCAGCACCCGCACGGACAAGGGCACCATCACGATGCCACCGTTCTTCTTCTGCAGGGGCGGACCGGTGGACAGTCAGCTTGGCCCCCAGCACAGCCACCTGCCTGTTCACGCTCTCGGCCCCTGTGAGGAAGGTGTTGAGGTCAGAGTCGTCTCCTCTCTGGGTTTGTGTGAATGGAGGAGCCgcagccctggtctgggtggTGTCTTGGCCCTGGGTTTCCGGGTTTGGAGGAGTATCTTACCACCTAGACCCCCACCTAGGGCTCAAGAGTTCAGGGGCTGTGGACCGTGGGTTTTGGGGGCAGAAGATATTTAACCTGGGGTTTGAGGAAATTGAGGGAGAAGAGGCTCAGGTTCAAGGGCTCCTGGTTTGAACCTCTTGCTTTAGGTTTGAGGGCCAGGGCAGTCTCTCACCAGAAGCTGCAGGATATCATCAGGAACATTCCGAGTGTTCTTGCACACACCCCGGGCAGCTGAGTGGGAGAAGATGACAGGTGCCTGTGACACTTCTAGGGCTCGCCGTGCCACAGCATCGAGACGTGGGACAAGTCCACCATCATGCCCAGGCGGTTCATTTCTGCCACCACCTTCTGCAGGGACAGGATGGGGAGAGGTCATCAGGGCTGCATTTACCTTGTGTGCATTTATCTGTAGGGAACAGGCGGGGCTGGACATTCATGTGGGGCAGGGTATGGAACCCGGGTCCTTACCTCGCCCAAGCCGGTCAGCCGACTGACATTGCTGTAGAAGGGGTGGATACCCTTTGCTGAGCTCTGTGCCCTGCAGGATGGCCAGGAGGCAGTCTGACTGGTGGCCATGACTTGGCTACAAGAGCCTAGAAAGAGGTTCTGTGGAACCGTCTACACCTGCAACTCCCTGGTGCGAGAGGAGGGACCCAAACTGGGCTGTGCCTGGCAGTAGGAGGGCCCTTCTGGGGATTCAGTCTTGTTCTGCAAACctccattcccctccccaccccaggttcAGGGCCGGATCCCAGGGGTAAACTTGCTTTGGGCCCCAGCGTGATCTTGGGCAGATCCCTGCCTCACTGGGCCCTTACCATCTGCACTGCGCTCACCAGGGCGTGTTCCAGGTGTGGGTGAGTGTCACGTAGCGCACACCCCGCGCACAGAAGGTACGCAAGATGGAGAGGCTACTGTCCAGTGAGTGGCCGCCCTCCACACCAATGAGGCAAGCCAACTTCCGGGTATTGTTGAGAGCTGGGGGCAGGTAGGTCAGATGATCATTTTCAGAGGCAGGGGTAGCTTACTGAAGTCCCTAGCACCTACCACCACCAGTctgtttaccttttctttttgtttttggccgtgccgcgcagcatgagggctcttagttcccccaccggggctcaaacccgagccccctgcagtggaagcgtggagtcttaacctctggactaccagggaagtcccccgtctACCTTTAACTGAGGTCACAAGCTCCAGCTCAGAATAGGAGGCACACATGAGGCGGATGAGGTCAATTTGCTCCAGGGTGAGGCGCACAGCATCCCGTTCGTGGGTCTGGCATGGGACGTAGGCTGAGCAGAACTGAGGGAAGGCCAGGGCTTGGTTTGGGCTTTGGAACTCCTTGGGCTTCTCATAGCCTCCTCAGCTGGCACAGCACTCACTGTGCCCAGAAGTCACATGGAATGCGTTGCTGTTTCTGTGGTACTTGGATGCCCGTCAGGTTGGCTCACTGTGACCCCTGTAGCCCCCAGCATCCATGGCATGGCACTTTCTAGGTCACTATGGTAACTTAGTTCCAATGTGACTAAGCTGTGGTCTCTGAGGCCCCCAAACTGCCCCACATTCCCCAGCAGCCATGGTGGCACCTTGTGTGTCCCTTTGGTACCTGGGCACCCACGAGACCGTCTTTCAGCCTGTCCAAGCTGGTCTGGCCATGGCTGAAATTGCACAGATTAACATCCTGGAGCCCATTGTGGTAAAACTGCCTCAGGACCAGGGGCATGTCGTTGTGGCTGGAGGGAGGTCAAGGCAAATGGGTGGGCTCCTTAGGTCTTGGGATCAGGCAGGACACATTGCCTGGCCTGGGCCAGCCGGGGGGTCCCCCACCTCACACTGTCACACAGACTATACTAGGAGCAGCTGAGGCCTGGGCTGAGGGCTTCCCACCAGGGAGGGGATgacagagaaggggaagggcATCCAGAGATGATGGAGAGGACATCCAGGGGTGGTGTGAGGGAGCCTCCCCACTAGCT
This window harbors:
- the LOC118887815 gene encoding LOW QUALITY PROTEIN: dipeptidase 2-like (The sequence of the model RefSeq protein was modified relative to this genomic sequence to represent the inferred CDS: inserted 1 base in 1 codon), coding for MPLVLRQFYHNGLQDVNLCNFSHGQTSLDRLKDGLVGAQTHERDAVRLTLEQIDLIRLMCASYSELELVTSVKATPASENDHLTYLPPALNNTRKLACLIGVEGGHSLDSSLSILRTFCARGVRYVTLTHTWNTPWAQSSAKGIHPFYSNVSRLTGLGEKVVAEMNRLGMMVDLSHVXDAVARRALEVSQAPVIFSHSAARGVCKNTRNVPDDILQLLGQDTTQTRAAAPPFTQTQRGDDSDLNTFLTGAESVNRQVAVLGAKLTVHRSAPAEEERWHRDGALVRAGAAVQPVSQRAYCGRLQKGESTEASHHPHPCPGSPTLLTSHSSDHFDHIRAVTGCKFIGIGGDYDGADR